The Scleropages formosus chromosome 11, fSclFor1.1, whole genome shotgun sequence genome window below encodes:
- the serf2a gene encoding small EDRK-rich factor 2 encodes MTRGNQRELARQRNAKKQTEHSKGKRNDDGLSAAARKQRDAEIMQQKQKKANEKSENKPK; translated from the exons ATGACGA GGGGGAACCAGCGTGAGCTTGCACGTCAGAGAAATGCCAAAAAGCAGACGGAACACAGCAAGGGCAAAAGGAATGATGACGGTCTGTCTGCAGCAGCGCGGAAGCAGAG GGATGCAGAgataatgcaacaaaaacagaagaaggccaatgaaaaatcagaaaataagcCAAAGTAA